In one window of Desulforhabdus amnigena DNA:
- a CDS encoding IS110 family transposase, producing MELEPIHKSAIGLDVHQKHVTACLIAEQEDGSIHTETLTFGTFKRDRRALARWARDANPEIVVMESTGIYWKSIYSALEREGIVAAVVNARHVKQVPGRKTDVADSRWLAMLARCGLLRGSFIPPEELGNLRLISRERQKLVGMLASEKNRLHKVLTDGGIRLSVVVSDIHGQAARHMIECLIEGGTPLQALEFANSRLKATPEELLDALDGDLTPAHRFVLREILQHIRELEARIARFDTQLLAELESHRWALDLLQTIPGIDAVGAAMLIVEIGLDMEAFGSPQRLASWAGVCPGNNESAGKRKSGRIRKGNPYVRRLLCEMANAARRTKSMFQSKYSGLVIRRGHKRAIIALAHKILKIVFILLSRRVPYRDSQVDYKELMVQRNAPRWIAALRQYHMLPTAI from the coding sequence ATGGAACTGGAACCGATCCACAAGAGCGCTATAGGCCTTGATGTTCATCAAAAGCATGTGACGGCCTGTCTGATTGCGGAACAGGAAGACGGATCGATCCACACGGAAACACTGACTTTCGGTACGTTTAAGCGGGATCGGCGAGCTTTGGCCAGGTGGGCCAGAGACGCCAACCCCGAAATTGTGGTCATGGAGAGCACGGGCATCTACTGGAAGAGCATCTACTCGGCCTTGGAACGCGAGGGAATCGTTGCCGCCGTTGTCAATGCCCGACACGTCAAGCAGGTTCCCGGTCGCAAAACGGATGTGGCCGACAGTCGCTGGCTGGCCATGCTGGCCCGTTGCGGCCTGCTTCGCGGGAGCTTCATTCCTCCAGAAGAACTGGGAAACCTCCGTCTGATTTCCCGTGAGAGACAGAAGCTGGTTGGGATGCTTGCCAGTGAAAAGAACAGGCTTCATAAAGTCCTCACGGATGGCGGAATACGTCTTTCCGTGGTGGTCAGTGATATTCACGGTCAAGCCGCCCGGCATATGATCGAATGTTTGATCGAGGGCGGAACACCCCTGCAGGCGCTGGAGTTTGCCAACTCCAGGCTCAAAGCCACTCCCGAGGAGTTGCTCGACGCACTCGATGGCGATTTGACTCCCGCCCATCGATTCGTCCTGCGCGAAATCCTCCAGCACATCCGTGAGCTCGAGGCCCGTATCGCTCGATTCGACACCCAATTGCTGGCTGAACTGGAGTCTCACCGCTGGGCTCTGGACCTTCTCCAGACCATACCTGGAATCGATGCCGTGGGTGCGGCTATGTTGATCGTCGAGATCGGACTGGACATGGAGGCCTTCGGCTCCCCACAGCGTCTGGCCTCGTGGGCCGGGGTCTGCCCTGGCAATAACGAATCCGCCGGAAAGCGAAAAAGCGGTCGCATTCGCAAGGGCAACCCATATGTACGACGACTGTTGTGCGAAATGGCCAATGCCGCACGTCGTACCAAAAGCATGTTCCAAAGCAAGTATTCGGGGCTTGTCATACGCCGGGGACACAAGCGCGCCATTATTGCTTTGGCTCATAAGATTCTGAAAATCGTTTTCATTCTGCTCAGTCGCAGGGTACCTTATCGAGATTCACAGGTGGATTACAAAGAGCTGATGGTTCAGCGCAATGCTCCTCGATGGATCGCGGCTTTGCGCCAGTACCATATGCTGCCCACTGCGATCTGA
- a CDS encoding CoA-transferase subunit beta, whose protein sequence is MPEYSDMEMIAYTGSRVLEDEKIVFVGTGLPIIAAMHAQLTHAPNLYMIYEAGSLAPVLDMGMPLSVGDTRAARKAMFLKGLCSAFELTQRGFSDYAFIGGAQIDMYGNICSTMEGANYDKPTIRFPGSGGAGAMAANCEKTIAIMALEKRRFVNKVDFLTSIGFGDGSPDYREKAGVMGSGPYRVITNQALFGFDEKTRRMMLLEVKPGLTPKDIQEKVSFELVIPPVVKEMVEPSDHDLSLLRDVIDKDGYFLKKKVQK, encoded by the coding sequence ATGCCAGAATATAGTGATATGGAAATGATCGCCTACACTGGCTCGAGGGTTTTGGAAGACGAGAAGATTGTTTTCGTTGGTACGGGTCTGCCGATCATTGCCGCCATGCATGCGCAACTTACCCATGCTCCCAACCTGTACATGATCTATGAAGCCGGTTCATTGGCTCCCGTATTGGATATGGGAATGCCCTTGTCCGTTGGTGATACACGCGCTGCCCGCAAGGCAATGTTCCTGAAGGGATTGTGCAGTGCGTTTGAGTTGACTCAGAGAGGTTTTTCCGATTACGCTTTCATCGGTGGCGCACAAATCGACATGTATGGGAATATCTGTTCCACCATGGAAGGGGCTAATTACGACAAGCCTACCATCCGTTTCCCCGGAAGCGGTGGTGCGGGTGCCATGGCGGCCAATTGCGAGAAAACCATCGCCATTATGGCTCTCGAAAAGAGAAGATTTGTCAATAAGGTGGACTTTCTGACGAGTATCGGTTTTGGCGACGGTTCTCCCGATTATCGTGAGAAGGCGGGCGTCATGGGTTCGGGGCCGTATCGTGTCATTACGAACCAGGCGCTGTTCGGCTTTGATGAAAAAACCCGCCGCATGATGCTTCTAGAAGTAAAACCCGGCCTCACCCCTAAGGATATTCAGGAGAAGGTGAGTTTCGAGTTGGTCATTCCTCCCGTTGTGAAGGAAATGGTTGAGCCCAGCGATCATGATTTGAGCCTTCTGAGGGATGTAATCGACAAGGACGGATACTTTTTAAAGAAAAAAGTTCAAAAGTAA
- a CDS encoding CoA transferase subunit A: MLNNVNSKIKEVSKLNYKEKIFEYWGPTPDEARKIVVNKPHGLRDKRTTLKEAVGKYVKDGMNLGIGGFVNTRVPVAIVHEIIRKGARDLTLSMQSNSICAELLAGAMIIDPDRVSIKRVELAWWGYEIIGIAPLFRYLTTNGIIEVDDYTNYGMSVRFKAASMGLPFIPIRDHGGSDMELVNRGKMIECPFTKKNVYLLPACYPDLAIINATACDMYGNARLFGALCTCPEIAMAACHTIMTTEKVISADSIRQYPNLTEIPYPAVDAVIEQPFASYPGASYGHYWFDMEHIKMFRSLGEEFRKTGDKEPLKKYYDEYIFGCETFDDYLEKAAGYKTLKKLRAMDEGQPIIV, translated from the coding sequence TTGCTAAACAATGTCAACTCTAAGATCAAGGAAGTTTCCAAGCTCAACTACAAAGAGAAAATCTTCGAGTATTGGGGGCCGACCCCTGATGAAGCAAGAAAGATCGTGGTCAACAAACCGCACGGTCTTCGCGATAAGAGGACCACGCTCAAGGAAGCGGTCGGTAAGTATGTAAAGGATGGAATGAACCTTGGTATCGGTGGGTTCGTCAATACAAGGGTGCCCGTCGCTATCGTTCATGAGATCATTCGCAAGGGTGCCAGGGACCTGACTCTTTCCATGCAATCCAATTCGATTTGTGCGGAGTTGCTTGCAGGTGCCATGATTATTGATCCCGACCGGGTTTCCATCAAACGCGTTGAATTGGCCTGGTGGGGTTATGAAATTATTGGAATCGCTCCCCTTTTTAGATACTTGACCACCAATGGCATTATTGAGGTGGACGATTATACCAATTATGGCATGTCCGTAAGGTTCAAAGCCGCGTCCATGGGGCTTCCGTTTATTCCCATCCGTGACCATGGTGGGTCCGATATGGAGCTCGTCAACCGCGGAAAGATGATCGAGTGCCCTTTCACCAAGAAAAACGTCTACCTGCTGCCTGCTTGCTATCCCGACCTTGCCATCATCAACGCCACGGCCTGCGATATGTACGGAAATGCCCGCCTCTTCGGTGCGCTCTGCACGTGTCCTGAAATTGCCATGGCTGCATGTCATACCATCATGACCACTGAAAAAGTCATTTCGGCCGATTCCATCAGGCAGTATCCCAACCTGACGGAAATTCCCTATCCCGCGGTGGATGCAGTCATCGAGCAGCCTTTTGCCAGCTACCCCGGCGCGTCTTATGGTCATTACTGGTTCGATATGGAGCACATCAAGATGTTCCGTAGTCTTGGTGAAGAGTTCAGAAAGACAGGAGACAAGGAACCCCTTAAGAAGTACTACGATGAGTATATTTTTGGCTGTGAAACGTTCGACGACTATCTCGAGAAGGCTGCAGGCTACAAGACGCTGAAGAAGTTGCGTGCTATGGATGAAGGACAGCCCATCATCGTCTAA